The genomic stretch GACTTCCCTTTGATTCGGAATGGGCCATGGCGGCATATGGCGGACGATTGCACGGAAATTTATCGACCGACGACGATCATTTAAAAAATGAAAAAGGATGTTATCTGATAAATTTCAGCGATCTGGAAGAGGTAAACAGTAAATACGATTCCACCTTGAAATATTGGATTCCAACTAATAATGATGGTTTAAAAATGATGCAGGACGGTGCCTTTCACACCGCCCGAACCGATAGTTACAATCCCAACAAATACGGACTCTATTGTATGAGTGGAAATGTTTCTGAAATGGTAATTCGTTTTAACCGTAAAGAAAACAAAAAAGTACCAGGCACTATTGGAGGATCCTGGTTGAGTCCGGAACAATTCCTTCGCATTGAAGCACCGGAAGAATGGGGCAGCGAAGTGAATGGTCCCTCCCCCATGATTGGCTTCCGGCCGGTAATGACTATACGATGAGATTGAAAGTCACGGTTTTTCACCGTGACTTTTTTATTTTCCATCAATCGAAGAATTGTGTATCTTTTCTTCATGGATACGTTGACGATAAAAGAAAGTCAGGCCCTGGTTGATCGCTGGATTAAAGAGCATGGCGTGCGTTATTTTTCGGAATTAACCAATATGGCAATGCTCACTGAGGAAGTTGGTGAAGTTGCCCGGATTATTGCCCGGCGCTATGGTGAACAATCGGAAAAGGAAAGTGATAAAAACAAAGATCTGGGCGATGAATTGGCAGATGTGCTTTTTGTATTGATTTGTTTGGCGAATCAAACCGGAATTGATTTGGAAGAGGCCCTGAAAAAAAACCTCGATAAAAAAACCGGGAGAGACCATGATCGTCACCACTCCAACGAAAAATTAAAATCCTGATTCACCCATGCGGTATTTTTTTCTATACCTATTACTGCAGTTAAACTTCTCGTTGTTTGCTCAGGAAACGGAGTTGGTTATTGACTCACTTGAAAAAAGTGCACTACGAATAAAATCCGATTCGGAACGCCTGGAAAAATACATTGAATGGACCCGCGAAAACGAAGGGAAAAATTATTCAGTAGCTCTCCATTTTGGAGAAAAGGCAGTAGAACTAGCACAGAAAATTGGAAATAAGGAACGTGAGGCCTATGTGTTAAATAGTTTGGGAAATACCTATTGGTATATGAACGAATTGCAAAAATGCATGAATTATTACATCAAAGCCATGAAAATTCGCGATGAGATTCAGGATAAACGCGGCATGGGAACTTCACGCATCAATATCGGATCAGTTTTATCGGAGCAAGGTGATTTTAAAAATTCAAAGCGATACTTCGATGAAGCACTTTCCATTTTTAAATCCATAAAAAACACCGAAGAAGAATGCGCTACACTGGTGAATATCGCTGAATGGCATTATTACCAGCAAGAACATGATTCTGCCATTTACTATTATAAAAAAGCGAAGGAAATTGCTATTCGGGATCACTATCCGGATCAGGTAACACAAATCAACAATGGTTTGGCCGGTTATTACCGCAGAAAAGATGAAATCCCCAAGGCGCTTGAATTGTATGAAGAAAATATAAAAATCGATAAAGAATCGGGCGATATCTATTCGCTTACGGTTACCCTCAACAATTTATCGCTTGCCCAATCGGCTATGGGCGATTACAAAAAAGCCATTGAAACATCCTTACAATCACTGGAGCTCGCACAGCAAATCGATAATCATGCTTCCATTCAATATGCATTGGGAAATCTCGCCGAGTATTATAAACAAATTGGCGACTATAAAAATGCTTATCAATATCAGAATTACTTCCTCGTATATTTTCAGGAATCGGTAGATGTAGAAAACAAACGGATTAGTCTCGAAATTGAAGCCAGGTTTCAGGATGAAAAAAAACAATTACAGATCGACCGTTTAAAAGAAAAGGAAAAGTTGCAACAAGAGGAAATCCGCAATAAAGAAATTGAAGCGGATTCTGAACGAAAAACAAAAATCATGTTCGGTGGCGGATTCCTTTTTGTTTTATTGATCGCCGTTCTCATTTTCCGTTCGCTGCGCCAAAATCAAAAAACCAACCGCATAATTCTGGCGCAGAAAAAAGAAGTTGAACATCAGAAAGAATTAATTGAAGATAAAAACAAGGAAATACTCGACTCCATCAACTATGCACGCCGTTTACAGGATGCCATTATTCCATCACTCCGTGCAATTAAGGAACATCTGCCCGGTACCTTTGTGCTATATCGTCCAAAAGACATTGTAGCGGGCGATTTTTACT from Flavobacteriales bacterium encodes the following:
- a CDS encoding nucleotide pyrophosphohydrolase, with translation MTIKESQALVDRWIKEHGVRYFSELTNMAMLTEEVGEVARIIARRYGEQSEKESDKNKDLGDELADVLFVLICLANQTGIDLEEALKKNLDKKTGRDHDRHHSNEKLKS
- a CDS encoding tetratricopeptide repeat protein; its protein translation is MRYFFLYLLLQLNFSLFAQETELVIDSLEKSALRIKSDSERLEKYIEWTRENEGKNYSVALHFGEKAVELAQKIGNKEREAYVLNSLGNTYWYMNELQKCMNYYIKAMKIRDEIQDKRGMGTSRINIGSVLSEQGDFKNSKRYFDEALSIFKSIKNTEEECATLVNIAEWHYYQQEHDSAIYYYKKAKEIAIRDHYPDQVTQINNGLAGYYRRKDEIPKALELYEENIKIDKESGDIYSLTVTLNNLSLAQSAMGDYKKAIETSLQSLELAQQIDNHASIQYALGNLAEYYKQIGDYKNAYQYQNYFLVYFQESVDVENKRISLEIEARFQDEKKQLQIDRLKEKEKLQQEEIRNKEIEADSERKTKIMFGGGFLFVLLIAVLIFRSLRQNQKTNRIILAQKKEVEHQKELIEDKNKEILDSINYARRLQDAIIPSLRAIKEHLPGTFVLYRPKDIVAGDFYWMEKTEKYTYFAVADCTGHGVPGALVSVVCANALDRTVKEFGIEDTGKILDHTRSLILKTFSKSEDEVKDGMDISLVRIDNNNQLQWSGANNPLYIIRNGSESIEEMQADKFPVGAGYADQQFQSKTISITKGDQIYLFTDGFADQFGGENGKKLKSSGLKKLLLSIHHLSSEEQVQTLSKTFENWKGNLEQIDDVCVAGIRF